CGTCGCCAGGGGGACGTTGTACGTCGCGGCGAGATCCGCCACGCGCGTCTGTCCGGAGACGCCGCCGGCGCGGATCAGGTCCGGCTGCGCGATCTCCATGCCGCCGCGCTCCAGGAGGCGGACGAACTGCTCGGGGCGGTTCAACATCTCCCCCGTCGCCAGCGGGGGCCCCGTCGCCGCCGCCACCCGCGCGTGGCCGTCGAGGTCGAACTCCGAGATGGGTTCCTCGACCCAGTCGACGCCGTGTTCGTCCATCGCCGCGACCGTCTCGATGGCCTCGGGGACGGTCCACGCCTGGTTGGCGTCGACGAAGACGTCGGCGTCGGGACCGACCGCCTCGCGGACCTCGGCGACGCGGCGGGCCTCCTCCTCGGGCGACTTGTCGCCGACCTTCGTCTTGAACGCGGTGAAGCCCGCGTCGGCGAACCCGCCGTGGAGGTCGGCGAGGTCGTCCAGATCGTGGTGGGCGTCCATGCTGGAGGCGTAGGCGCGGACGCGGTCGTCGTCGCCCCCGAGCAGTCGATAGAGGGGCTGGTCCGCGGCCTTGGCCTTGATGTCCCAGCAAGCGACGTCGATGGCCGAGCGGGGCCACGCCGACAGCCCGAGTTCGCCGTAGTAGACGGTCCGTGCGCGGAGTCGCTTGCGCAACTCCTCGGTGGCGAAGGGGTCGGCTCCGACGACTACGTCCCGGAACTGCGAGTCGACGAACCGCTCCATCAGGTCGGGCGCGAAGCCGAGCGAGTTCATCCACCCCGTCCCGGTGTACCCCTCGTCGGTCTCCAGTTCGACGACCACGGTGTACAGGTCGGTGATCTCGAGCCGCGAGTCGCCCACGACCCGGTCGAGCGGCCGGTGGAGCGTGTAGGTGTCGACGTCCGTTATCTCCATATGGAGCGTGCGACCGTCTCTCAGATAAACCTGCGTCCGGAGGAATAGCTAAGTCCACCCCGTCGGAGTGTGTCACCATGACGAACCAGTTCGAGCACGTCCCCGTCTCGGTCGAGGGGAAGACGGCGGTCGTCGTCGGAGGCACCAGCGGCATCGGCCGCGCCATCGCGCGGGCGTTCGCCGCCGACGGTGCGGCCGTGGTCGCGTCGAGCCGGACCGAATCGAGCGTCGAGGCGACGACCGAGGAACTCCGCTCGCTCGGGTCCCCCTCGGTGGCCGTCACCTGCGACGTCACCGACCGCGACTCGCTCGAAGCCCTCTACGAGGCGACCGTCGACGAGTTCGGCGGCGTCGACGTGCTGGTGAACTCCCCGAGCGCCATCGCCCGCCGAGGGGTGCTCGACGTCACCGAAGCGGAGTGGGCGTCCGTCCTCGACGTGCAACTGACGGGCGTCTTCCGCGCGTGCCAGACCTTCGCCCGCGGGATGGACGAGGGAAGCATCGTCAACATCGCCTCGCTCTCGTCGGTCGTGACGATGGCGAACCTCGTCGCCTACTCGACGGCGAAGGGGGCCGTCGACGCGTTCACGCGCACCGCCGCCAAGGAACTGGCCCCCGAGATACGCGTCAACGCCATCAGACCGGGGTACGTGGCGACCCCGCAGACGGCGGACGCCTACGCCGAGGGGAGCTACCGCTACGAGCGCATCCGAGAGCGCGCCCCGATGGGACGGATGGCCGACCCGCGGGAGATCGCCGGCGCGGCCGTCTACCTCGCCAGCGACGCGGCCTCGTACACGACGGGCGAGATCCTCACGGTGGACGGCGGGTTCGCCGCCAGCGCGTTCGAGTAGACTCGACGCCTAGAACGCGCCGAACTCGCGGTAGGCGTCGAGCGGGGCCGTCCCGCCGCGGACGGCCTCGCGCACGTCGTCTTCGGTCCCGGCCTTGGCCTCCGCCCGTTCCAGTACCGTCTCCGCCACGTCACCCGGCACGCAGACCACGCCGTCGACGTCGCCGACCAGCACGTCCCCGGGGCGTACCTCGACGCCGCCGACGAGCGCCGGGACGTCCCAGTCGTCCAGTCGCCACCTCGGGGGCGCGTCCGCCGGCGTCCGGTAGCGCGAGAAGACGGGGAATCCCCCTTCGAGGATGCGCCGCACGTCGCGGACGCCGCCGTCGACGACCGCCCCGCGACACCCGCGGGCGGCGAGCGCCGTCGTCGACAGTTCGCCGAGGTGGGCCGCCTCTTCGTCGTTCGTCTCGTAGGCGACGACGCCGTGTTCGGGGGCGTCGCCGAGCATCCGGAGGAAGCGTTCGATGTTCTCGTCGTAGTCGGCCCCCTCGTCCGGACGACCCCGGACGGGGAAGGCGAGCCCCGCCATCCGGGTGTCTCGGGTCAACGGATCGATGGCGCTCGCGAGCGTCCGCCGTTCGTAGCCGAGCGCGTCGAGGCTGTCGGCCACCGCACCCGGATGTAACTGCGCGTACCGGTCACAGAGTTCGCCGTCACTCGGTGCCATGCTCACCTTGCTCCGGCGGCGGAGATAACGCTTCGGTCGGTAGCAGTCAGTCGTCCGCCCACGGGGGGACGGGCCGCGGCGGGCTGAATATCTCGACGCCGACCGCGGGTTCGTCGCCGCGGTTCTCCGCGGCGTGTACCGCCTCGCCCGGGATCACGTACGAGTCCCCCGCCTCGACGGGGTACTCCTCGCCCTCGACGGTGAAGACGAGTTCGCCGCTGAAGAGGTACCCCGCCTGTTCGTGTTCGTGGCTGTGGTCGCCGACGACCGCCCCCGGCCCGATGTCGAAGTGCTGGACGCTCATCCGCTCGCCCGCGGCGAGTTGCGCCAGTTCGACGCCGTCGAGCACTTCCGGGGCCGCGCGGTCGCCGCTGTGTACGACGTCCATGGCCGACCCTCGCCGTCACCCGACCTAAAGCTTCGGTCGCCGGCGACCAGCGCGGGGGGATGCCAGAGACTATTAGGCGCGACCGTGAGCATCACCCGCATGAACGGACGATTCGAGGGCGAGACGGCCATCGTCACGGGATCGAGCACGGGCATCGGCAAGGCCATCGCGCGGGCGCTGGCCCGGGAGGGGGCCGACGTGGTCACGAACTCCCGGTCCCGCGAGCGGGCGGAGGCGGCCGCGGACGAGATCGCCGCCGAGGTCGAGGGGGCGTCGACGCTCCCCGTCGAGTGCGACGTGACCGACCCGGAGTCGGTGTCGGCGCTCGTCGACGCGACGGTCGAGGAGTTCGGCCGACTCGACGTGATGGTGAACAACGCCGGGATGACGATCGTCGGTCCCGCCGAGGAGATGGCCCCCGAGGACTGGCGGCGGGTGATCGACGTCGACCTCTCGGGCGTCTTCTACGGGTCGCGGGCGGCGGGCAGGCGGATGATCGAACAGGGTGACGGCGGCGCGATCGTCAACGTCTCAAGCATGATGGGGTCGATGGGGCTCCACGGCCGCTCGCCGTACTGCGCGGCGAAGGGCGGCGTCGACAACCTCACCCGGACGCTCGCCGTCGAGTGGGCCGAGCACGGCGTCCACGTCAACGCGCTCGCGCCGGGTTACATCCGCACGGCCATCACCGACCAGTCGATGGAGTCGGCCGGTTACACCGAGGCGGACGTCCGAAACCGGACGCCGCTCGGGCGGTTCGGCACGACCGACGAGATGGCCAACTGCGCGCTCTTTCTCGCCTCGCGCGACAACTTCGTGACCGGCGAGGTGCTCACGGCCGACGGCGGGTGGACGGCGTTCGCGTGGGGGAGTCGGGGCCGGTGAGGGGTCCGTCGGCCACGAGCGGGGGGCCCACCGGGCGAACGCGAAACGTCGCTCCCCGATACCGGTCGACGCGGA
The window above is part of the Halomarina pelagica genome. Proteins encoded here:
- a CDS encoding mandelate racemase/muconate lactonizing enzyme family protein produces the protein MEITDVDTYTLHRPLDRVVGDSRLEITDLYTVVVELETDEGYTGTGWMNSLGFAPDLMERFVDSQFRDVVVGADPFATEELRKRLRARTVYYGELGLSAWPRSAIDVACWDIKAKAADQPLYRLLGGDDDRVRAYASSMDAHHDLDDLADLHGGFADAGFTAFKTKVGDKSPEEEARRVAEVREAVGPDADVFVDANQAWTVPEAIETVAAMDEHGVDWVEEPISEFDLDGHARVAAATGPPLATGEMLNRPEQFVRLLERGGMEIAQPDLIRAGGVSGQTRVADLAATYNVPLATHFYYVVSAHVVSAAGTGFVVEYIPEYDTGPLLDPTPVVEDGHVHLPDRPGHGYRIDPDAKDDHLVTFD
- a CDS encoding SDR family NAD(P)-dependent oxidoreductase; translated protein: MTNQFEHVPVSVEGKTAVVVGGTSGIGRAIARAFAADGAAVVASSRTESSVEATTEELRSLGSPSVAVTCDVTDRDSLEALYEATVDEFGGVDVLVNSPSAIARRGVLDVTEAEWASVLDVQLTGVFRACQTFARGMDEGSIVNIASLSSVVTMANLVAYSTAKGAVDAFTRTAAKELAPEIRVNAIRPGYVATPQTADAYAEGSYRYERIRERAPMGRMADPREIAGAAVYLASDAASYTTGEILTVDGGFAASAFE
- a CDS encoding RraA family protein; translated protein: MAPSDGELCDRYAQLHPGAVADSLDALGYERRTLASAIDPLTRDTRMAGLAFPVRGRPDEGADYDENIERFLRMLGDAPEHGVVAYETNDEEAAHLGELSTTALAARGCRGAVVDGGVRDVRRILEGGFPVFSRYRTPADAPPRWRLDDWDVPALVGGVEVRPGDVLVGDVDGVVCVPGDVAETVLERAEAKAGTEDDVREAVRGGTAPLDAYREFGAF
- a CDS encoding cupin domain-containing protein, encoding MDVVHSGDRAAPEVLDGVELAQLAAGERMSVQHFDIGPGAVVGDHSHEHEQAGYLFSGELVFTVEGEEYPVEAGDSYVIPGEAVHAAENRGDEPAVGVEIFSPPRPVPPWADD
- a CDS encoding SDR family NAD(P)-dependent oxidoreductase; this encodes MNGRFEGETAIVTGSSTGIGKAIARALAREGADVVTNSRSRERAEAAADEIAAEVEGASTLPVECDVTDPESVSALVDATVEEFGRLDVMVNNAGMTIVGPAEEMAPEDWRRVIDVDLSGVFYGSRAAGRRMIEQGDGGAIVNVSSMMGSMGLHGRSPYCAAKGGVDNLTRTLAVEWAEHGVHVNALAPGYIRTAITDQSMESAGYTEADVRNRTPLGRFGTTDEMANCALFLASRDNFVTGEVLTADGGWTAFAWGSRGR